In Dermacentor silvarum isolate Dsil-2018 chromosome 2, BIME_Dsil_1.4, whole genome shotgun sequence, the following proteins share a genomic window:
- the LOC119441201 gene encoding uncharacterized protein LOC119441201 — protein MDSCRERPRDMGTAMGRRLKALSTHALPGEVGAASTPKQFMLPSVCVALLVVIYLVDRNGVYANPKTMKDDFNPLKFKGKWWVDSFSQAIYGDADRCAHFTIQKDHDNVYRIKAEYIDTDNELVEMSVDVNEDDRHPSRFMLKINADVIMETAIIDTDYDNWAVVWAKSGTAAAYHVVTRKPNAEDQFLPAIQAALDKEGLKKDDFKKVPNMDCSKKDTI, from the exons ATGGACAGCTGCCGCGAGCGACCACGAGACATGGGCACGGCCATGGGACGTCGTTTAAAAGCTCTTTCCACGCACGCACTCCCAGGGGAAGTCGGCGCAGCTTCAACACCGAAACAATTCATGCTGCCTTCAGTATGTGTCGCACTGCTCGTCGTCATCTATCTGGTCGATAGAAATGGTGTGTACGCGAACCCCAAGACAATGAAGGATGATTTTAATCCCTTGAAG TTCAAGGGCAAATGGTGGGTGGATAGCTTCAGCCAAGCTATCTACGGAGACGCAGATCGCTGTGCCCATTTCACGATTCAAAAAGACCACGACAATGTCTACAGAATCAAGGCGGAATACATCGACACTGA CAACGAGCTTGTGGAAATGAGCGTCGACGTCAATGAAGACGACCGGCACCCTTCAAGGTTCATGCTGAAGATCAACG CTGATGTCATCATGGAGACGGCCATTATCGACACCGACTACGACAACTGGGCTGTTGTCTGGGCCAAGAGTGGAACAGCAG CTGCATATCACGTTGTGACCCGAAAGCCGAACGCCGAAGATCAGTTTCTTCCGGCGATTCAAGCTGCCCTGGACAAGGAAGGCCTCAAGAAAGATGATTTCAAGAAAGTGCCCAACATGGACTGCTCCAAGAAGGACACAATATAA